One Candidatus Marinarcus aquaticus genomic window carries:
- a CDS encoding hydrolase — MKIDVNNVAFCLVDVQERLFPHITNKEQLEKNLVILAKGLQVHEVPFVVNEQYKKGIGETIPSLEELVSAYAHYEKTTFSCCGNDDALNAIKATGKKQIIVAGIETHVCVLQTCLDLLEEGFQVVLVTDCCSSRKQNDTDVAIMRLVQAGVIPTTYESLLFELTVNAKHPNFKAIASLVK; from the coding sequence ATGAAAATTGATGTCAACAATGTTGCATTTTGTTTGGTGGATGTGCAAGAGAGACTCTTCCCTCACATTACCAATAAAGAGCAATTGGAAAAAAATTTAGTGATTTTAGCAAAAGGTCTGCAGGTGCATGAGGTTCCTTTTGTGGTCAATGAACAGTATAAAAAAGGGATTGGTGAAACGATTCCATCGCTGGAAGAGTTGGTTTCAGCCTATGCACACTATGAAAAAACCACGTTTTCTTGTTGTGGAAATGATGATGCACTTAATGCCATCAAAGCGACAGGGAAAAAACAGATTATTGTAGCAGGTATTGAGACGCATGTGTGTGTACTTCAAACGTGCTTGGATCTTTTAGAAGAGGGATTTCAAGTGGTTTTAGTAACCGATTGTTGTTCTTCAAGAAAACAAAACGATACTGATGTTGCAATCATGCGGTTGGTACAAGCAGGTGTGATTCCTACAACGTATGAGTCATTGTTGTTTGAATTAACAGTGAATGCAAAACATCCTAACTTTAAAGCAATCGCTTCATTAGTAAAATAA
- a CDS encoding GGDEF domain-containing protein: MKKLFFIVLLLPMLLLSHSDKVYKVVIRSDWQPYYFINTQGKPDGYAVELFDLIAKEAHLDYKFVLANNFQEIVQLLQEGSVDIIPNISISSDRQSLLLFTQPTDDFLVNIYKRNTSTEIKNLDDINDKRVGLVRNNICTKILNQKYTQTKQRFYMDYKALINGLLNKDVDVFCYPKPLIDFENGEHSSIVSLGKALVEIKRGVGVTKENFDLLPLLDDAITNLKLTGELSKLHKKWFNKKSYIELTRSETIFVVLSFLGISFTTLVIIAYFINKKKWLMTNDMLQKEVKKQTQLLEDQNQELTRLQEELKEQLNKDTLTNIYNRKFYNQKLLEFLSLFERYDMVFSFVIFDIDDFKKINDTFGHALGDRVLIELTQMVNQHIRITDYLFRIGGEEFVILFANTELEDARKVAEKLRENIEKELTTLDNHTVTVSMGLTQVQKEDNAQSIFKRADELLYKAKKSGKNQVLL, translated from the coding sequence ATGAAAAAGTTATTTTTTATTGTCTTACTTTTACCTATGTTACTTTTAAGCCATTCAGACAAAGTTTATAAAGTGGTCATACGAAGTGACTGGCAACCTTACTATTTTATCAATACACAAGGCAAACCTGACGGTTACGCCGTGGAATTGTTTGATTTGATTGCTAAAGAGGCACATCTTGATTATAAATTTGTGCTTGCCAATAATTTTCAAGAAATCGTTCAATTATTGCAAGAGGGGAGCGTGGATATTATTCCCAATATCAGTATTTCAAGTGATCGACAATCTCTTTTACTTTTTACTCAACCCACAGATGATTTTTTAGTTAATATCTATAAACGCAACACTTCAACAGAAATAAAAAACTTAGATGATATCAATGATAAAAGAGTGGGTTTGGTACGCAATAACATTTGCACAAAAATATTGAATCAAAAGTATACTCAAACCAAACAGAGGTTTTATATGGACTATAAAGCACTCATTAATGGTTTATTAAATAAAGATGTGGATGTTTTTTGTTATCCTAAGCCTCTTATTGATTTTGAAAATGGGGAACACTCCTCTATTGTCTCGTTGGGAAAAGCACTCGTAGAGATCAAACGAGGTGTTGGGGTGACCAAAGAAAATTTTGACTTATTGCCTCTTTTGGATGATGCCATTACCAATCTTAAGCTTACAGGGGAGTTGAGTAAACTGCATAAAAAGTGGTTTAATAAAAAGAGTTATATTGAATTAACTCGAAGTGAAACCATCTTTGTAGTGTTAAGCTTTTTAGGAATTTCCTTTACAACATTGGTTATTATTGCCTATTTTATCAATAAGAAAAAATGGTTAATGACCAATGACATGCTTCAAAAGGAAGTGAAAAAACAGACTCAACTTTTAGAAGATCAAAACCAAGAGTTGACACGTCTTCAAGAAGAGCTTAAAGAGCAACTCAACAAAGATACATTGACCAACATTTATAATCGTAAGTTTTATAATCAAAAACTGTTGGAGTTTCTTTCACTGTTTGAGCGGTATGATATGGTTTTCTCTTTTGTTATTTTTGATATTGATGATTTTAAAAAAATCAATGACACCTTTGGTCATGCTTTAGGGGACAGGGTTTTAATAGAGTTGACACAAATGGTGAATCAACACATACGAATCACCGATTACTTGTTCAGAATTGGAGGAGAAGAGTTTGTTATACTTTTTGCGAATACTGAACTCGAAGATGCACGTAAGGTTGCTGAAAAATTACGAGAAAACATAGAAAAAGAGTTAACCACATTAGATAACCACACCGTTACAGTAAGTATGGGGTTAACGCAAGTGCAAAAAGAGGACAACGCCCAAAGCATATTTAAACGAGCCGATGAACTTCTCTACAAAGCAAAAAAAAGCGGTAAAAATCAAGTGCTTCTTTAA
- the ung gene encoding uracil-DNA glycosylase gives MKTWNEIIHNEQQQPYFKHLQHEIEKRYETSQVFPAKKNIYNAFKQTPLEKLKVVILGQDPYHGEGQAQGLAFSTPSEIKNPPSMQNILKEIKDDLGRDSCCLNGNLTPWANEGVLLLNTILTVEEAKPKSHHKLGWEIFTDNIIKHISQQCDNVVFLLWGAPAISKSKLIDASKHHILTAPHPSPLSSYRGFFGCKHFSKTNDILQSKGKTMIHW, from the coding sequence ATGAAAACATGGAATGAAATCATACACAACGAACAACAACAACCCTATTTTAAACATTTACAACACGAAATAGAGAAACGTTACGAAACCAGCCAAGTCTTTCCTGCTAAAAAGAACATTTACAATGCATTTAAACAAACCCCACTTGAAAAGCTTAAAGTCGTCATTTTAGGACAAGACCCTTATCATGGAGAAGGACAAGCGCAAGGATTGGCATTTTCAACTCCAAGTGAGATTAAAAACCCACCTTCCATGCAAAATATTTTAAAAGAGATTAAAGATGATTTGGGGCGAGATTCATGCTGTTTAAATGGGAATTTAACCCCTTGGGCCAATGAAGGCGTACTTCTTTTGAACACCATTTTAACCGTAGAAGAAGCCAAACCCAAATCTCACCATAAATTGGGATGGGAAATCTTCACAGATAATATCATCAAACATATCTCACAACAGTGTGATAATGTGGTCTTTTTATTGTGGGGAGCCCCTGCTATTTCAAAGAGTAAACTCATAGATGCAAGTAAACACCATATTTTAACTGCCCCTCATCCCAGTCCCCTCTCTTCATATCGAGGGTTTTTTGGATGCAAACACTTCTCAAAAACGAATGATATTTTACAATCCAAAGGCAAAACAATGATTCATTGGTAG
- a CDS encoding monooxygenase, giving the protein MTLLQIDFPHQGPFGQEMVQMMSDLAKDIAQEKGLRYKLWTENEQTKEAGGIYLFDNKEEALNYLDKHTKRLESFGYSNINSKVFDINEDLSRLSKAVF; this is encoded by the coding sequence ATGACACTACTTCAAATAGATTTTCCACATCAAGGGCCTTTTGGTCAAGAGATGGTGCAAATGATGAGTGATTTAGCAAAAGATATTGCACAAGAAAAGGGTTTACGTTATAAACTTTGGACAGAGAATGAACAAACCAAAGAAGCAGGTGGTATTTATCTGTTTGATAACAAAGAAGAGGCATTGAACTATTTGGATAAACACACCAAAAGATTAGAGAGTTTTGGGTACAGCAATATTAACAGTAAAGTGTTTGATATCAATGAAGATTTAAGTAGACTAAGCAAAGCAGTTTTTTAA
- the prpF gene encoding 2-methylaconitate cis-trans isomerase PrpF has product MAYKPQFKVKATYMRGGTSKGTFFNIADLPEETKNDPAKRDKLLQRIVGSPDLYKKQIDGMGGATSSTSKAILVGKSEVPGHDVDYYFCQVAIDKDFVDMSGNCGNLSSAVGPFAIKEGLVDNVPDNGVCCVRIWQANIKKTILCYVTMEDGMVKEMGDYEIDGVAFPAEEIVLEFVEPVDPSEELFPTGNLVDDLEVPGVGTFKATMITAGIPTVFVNADEIGYKGCELQGDINSDTEALERFEKIRIAGALKMGVMKSPEDAQTQQHTPKIAFVSPAQDFITSSGKAMKATEMDLHVRALSMQQLHHAMMGTASVAIGVAACIPGTLVNIAAGGGEKDSVTFGHPSGAIKVGATLSKNGDNYTVEKASMSRSARIIMDGYVFVPADTY; this is encoded by the coding sequence ATGGCATATAAACCACAATTCAAAGTAAAAGCAACCTATATGCGAGGTGGTACTTCAAAAGGAACATTTTTTAACATTGCTGATTTACCAGAAGAGACAAAAAATGACCCTGCAAAAAGAGACAAACTGCTTCAAAGAATCGTAGGTTCTCCTGATTTATATAAAAAGCAAATTGATGGTATGGGTGGAGCAACTTCATCAACATCAAAAGCGATTTTAGTAGGAAAATCAGAGGTACCCGGTCACGATGTAGACTACTACTTCTGCCAAGTAGCCATTGATAAAGATTTTGTGGATATGAGTGGAAACTGCGGAAACTTATCAAGTGCAGTGGGTCCATTTGCCATTAAAGAAGGTTTAGTCGATAACGTTCCAGACAATGGGGTATGTTGTGTACGAATTTGGCAAGCCAATATCAAAAAAACCATTCTTTGTTATGTCACCATGGAAGACGGTATGGTAAAAGAGATGGGAGATTACGAAATTGATGGTGTTGCATTCCCTGCTGAAGAGATTGTATTAGAATTCGTTGAACCCGTAGACCCTTCTGAAGAACTTTTCCCTACAGGAAATTTAGTCGATGATTTAGAAGTTCCTGGTGTGGGTACATTTAAAGCAACCATGATTACTGCGGGTATTCCAACCGTATTTGTAAATGCAGATGAGATTGGATACAAAGGATGCGAACTTCAAGGAGATATTAACTCTGACACTGAAGCTTTAGAGCGATTTGAAAAAATCAGAATTGCAGGTGCTCTTAAGATGGGTGTGATGAAATCTCCTGAAGATGCTCAAACACAACAACACACACCAAAAATTGCATTTGTATCTCCTGCTCAAGACTTTATCACATCAAGTGGTAAAGCAATGAAAGCAACTGAAATGGATTTGCATGTACGAGCACTTTCGATGCAACAACTGCATCACGCCATGATGGGTACAGCCTCTGTTGCAATTGGAGTAGCGGCTTGTATTCCAGGAACTTTAGTCAATATTGCTGCTGGTGGTGGAGAGAAAGACTCTGTAACTTTTGGTCATCCAAGTGGTGCGATTAAAGTGGGTGCAACGCTGTCTAAAAATGGCGATAATTACACGGTTGAAAAAGCAAGTATGAGCAGAAGTGCAAGAATCATCATGGACGGATACGTTTTCGTTCCAGCTGATACCTACTGA
- the acnD gene encoding Fe/S-dependent 2-methylisocitrate dehydratase AcnD produces the protein MTNEKYLKQLDGLDVKYYDVKSAVEDIQLGSFEKLNYTSRVLAENLIRKCPSEDLKDSLIQLIEKRTDKDFPWYPSRVICHDILGLTAFVDLAGLREAVASKGGNPDKVNPVVPTQLIVDHSLAVECGGFDPDAFQKNRDIEDRRNADRFHFINWTKEAFNNVDVIPPGNGIMHQINLEKMSPVVHNIDGIASPDTLVGTDSHTPHVDALGVIAVGVGGLEAENVMLGNPSYMRVPEIIGIEIVGTRAPGITATDIALALTSFLRENNVISAYLEFFGSGVQYLNLGDRATIANMTPEYGASAGMFAIDEQTIDYLKLTGRDSDQVKLVEAYAKANGLWADAFDKATYARTLKFDLTNVTRSLAGPSKPHKLVPTSTLKDEGIVKEWTQEGDFIPDGGILIAAITSCTNTSNPRNVVAAGLLAKKANALGLDRKPWVKSSLAPGSKVAEVYLKEAGLLPELEKLGFGIVGFACTTCNGMSGALDPKIQQEVVDRDIYTTAVLSGNRNFDGRIHPYVKEAFLASPALVIAYALAGTIRFDIENDSLGKDANGNDIKLKDLWPTDEEIDAVIASSVKPEMFNEIYEPMFNRDGLTAVKAEPFYKWNPNSTYIQKPPYWEDEYMQMPALKGLRPLGVFPDNITTDHLSPSNAILPDSASGEYCLKMGLPVEDLNSYATHRGDHNTASRATLANPKLFNEMVKDENGNVKQGSLTKIMPEGTESRMWEAIEEYNKRKQPLIIIAGTNYGQGSSRDWAAKGVRLAGVEVLIAESIERIHRTNLVGMGVLPLQFKEGETRFTYNIDGSETFDIEGEITPRCDLTVVMTRANGEVVKFNVLCRLDTSAEVEVYKNGGILQKFAKDVVAEG, from the coding sequence ATGACAAACGAAAAATATCTTAAACAATTAGATGGTTTAGATGTAAAATATTATGACGTGAAAAGTGCCGTTGAAGATATTCAACTGGGTTCTTTTGAGAAGTTGAACTACACTTCAAGAGTGTTGGCTGAGAACTTAATTCGAAAATGTCCAAGTGAAGATTTAAAAGACTCTTTAATTCAATTAATTGAAAAAAGAACCGACAAAGATTTCCCTTGGTACCCTTCAAGAGTTATCTGTCACGATATCTTAGGTTTAACGGCATTTGTTGACTTAGCTGGTCTTAGAGAGGCGGTTGCTTCAAAAGGTGGAAATCCAGATAAAGTGAACCCAGTGGTTCCTACACAACTTATCGTGGATCACTCACTAGCAGTAGAGTGTGGTGGATTTGACCCAGATGCGTTCCAAAAAAACAGAGACATAGAAGACAGAAGAAATGCGGACAGATTCCACTTTATTAACTGGACTAAAGAAGCCTTTAATAATGTTGACGTTATTCCTCCAGGTAATGGTATCATGCACCAAATCAACTTAGAAAAAATGTCTCCAGTTGTTCACAACATCGATGGAATTGCCTCTCCTGATACATTAGTAGGAACTGATTCACACACGCCACACGTTGACGCATTGGGTGTAATTGCTGTGGGTGTTGGTGGATTAGAAGCTGAAAACGTCATGCTTGGTAATCCATCATATATGAGGGTTCCAGAAATCATTGGCATTGAAATTGTAGGTACAAGAGCACCTGGAATTACTGCAACGGATATTGCGTTAGCATTGACTTCATTCTTACGAGAAAATAATGTCATCTCTGCATACTTAGAGTTCTTTGGTTCTGGGGTTCAATACCTTAACTTAGGGGATCGAGCGACCATTGCAAACATGACTCCTGAGTATGGTGCAAGTGCTGGTATGTTTGCAATCGATGAACAAACCATTGACTACTTAAAATTAACAGGTCGAGATTCTGATCAAGTTAAATTAGTAGAAGCGTATGCAAAAGCAAATGGTTTATGGGCAGATGCCTTTGATAAAGCAACCTATGCACGAACTTTAAAATTTGATTTAACAAACGTTACAAGAAGTTTAGCTGGTCCTTCTAAACCACACAAATTGGTTCCTACATCAACACTTAAAGATGAAGGAATTGTAAAAGAGTGGACTCAAGAGGGTGACTTCATTCCAGATGGTGGTATCTTGATTGCTGCAATTACGTCATGTACCAATACTTCAAACCCAAGAAACGTGGTTGCAGCTGGTTTACTGGCTAAAAAAGCAAACGCACTTGGATTAGACAGAAAACCTTGGGTTAAGTCTTCTTTAGCACCTGGATCTAAAGTGGCGGAAGTATACTTAAAAGAAGCGGGACTTTTACCAGAGCTTGAAAAATTAGGTTTTGGTATTGTTGGTTTTGCGTGTACTACATGTAACGGTATGTCCGGAGCTCTTGATCCAAAAATTCAACAAGAAGTGGTTGACAGAGATATCTATACAACTGCGGTACTTTCAGGTAATCGAAACTTTGATGGACGAATCCATCCATACGTAAAAGAGGCGTTTTTAGCTTCTCCAGCATTGGTTATTGCATACGCATTGGCTGGAACAATCCGATTTGATATTGAAAACGACTCACTTGGAAAAGATGCCAACGGTAATGATATCAAACTTAAAGATTTATGGCCAACAGATGAAGAGATTGATGCAGTCATTGCTTCTTCTGTTAAACCAGAAATGTTTAATGAAATCTATGAGCCAATGTTCAACCGAGATGGATTAACTGCTGTAAAAGCGGAGCCATTTTATAAATGGAATCCAAACTCAACGTATATTCAAAAACCACCATATTGGGAAGATGAGTATATGCAAATGCCAGCGCTTAAAGGGTTAAGACCACTTGGAGTTTTCCCAGATAACATCACAACAGACCACTTATCACCTTCGAATGCAATCCTGCCAGATTCAGCTTCAGGTGAATATTGTCTGAAAATGGGACTTCCAGTAGAAGACTTAAACTCTTATGCAACACACAGAGGGGATCACAATACAGCTAGTAGAGCTACTTTAGCCAACCCTAAACTTTTTAACGAAATGGTTAAAGATGAAAATGGAAACGTGAAACAAGGTTCCTTGACAAAAATCATGCCAGAAGGTACTGAGTCAAGAATGTGGGAAGCCATTGAAGAGTATAACAAAAGAAAACAACCGCTTATCATTATTGCAGGTACAAACTATGGACAAGGGTCGTCAAGAGACTGGGCAGCTAAAGGTGTAAGACTTGCAGGTGTTGAAGTTTTAATTGCAGAATCAATTGAAAGAATTCATAGAACAAACCTTGTTGGAATGGGTGTACTTCCTTTACAATTCAAAGAGGGTGAAACACGATTTACATACAACATTGATGGAAGCGAAACGTTTGATATTGAAGGAGAAATTACTCCAAGATGTGACTTAACGGTTGTTATGACACGAGCAAATGGTGAAGTGGTTAAATTCAACGTGCTTTGTAGACTTGATACTTCTGCTGAAGTTGAAGTCTATAAAAACGGTGGTATTTTACAAAAATTCGCTAAAGACGTTGTTGCTGAAGGGTAA
- a CDS encoding citrate/2-methylcitrate synthase, whose protein sequence is MSGLAGVTAGQSSICTCGLGNGLNYRGYDIADLALKADFEEVAYLLLVGELPNKKELKLFQDKIIEARQLPAAVKEVLRAIPASAHPMDVMKTATSAYGCVFPEAEDFSDQMDKITKLLGAFPSFLVYWHHWHVNGKEIDLISEEQTMAGFIVERLKEKKPFDVEVKAMNAMLTLYAEHEFNASTFANRITASTLSDIYSCMTTGIGTLKGHLHGGANEVAIKFVLQFDNVEHALAEVDKLFAKKEKIMGFGHRVYRELDPRSPIGFELAKELKELETSDPKLFDIAKAIRDKVKAEKGLPDNIDFFGGLIYHYMQIERLYYTPLFIMSRAAGWAAHAFEQRANNRIIRPSSEYTGPEPRAFVALADR, encoded by the coding sequence ATGAGTGGATTAGCAGGTGTAACAGCTGGACAATCGTCAATTTGTACGTGTGGATTAGGAAACGGACTTAACTACAGAGGTTATGACATCGCAGATTTAGCTTTAAAAGCAGATTTCGAAGAAGTAGCATACCTTTTATTAGTAGGTGAATTACCAAACAAAAAAGAGTTAAAACTGTTCCAAGACAAAATTATTGAAGCAAGACAACTTCCTGCTGCAGTAAAAGAAGTATTAAGAGCGATCCCAGCATCAGCTCACCCAATGGATGTAATGAAAACTGCAACTTCAGCTTACGGATGTGTATTCCCAGAAGCAGAAGATTTTTCTGATCAAATGGACAAAATCACTAAACTTTTAGGTGCATTTCCATCATTCTTAGTTTACTGGCATCACTGGCACGTAAACGGTAAAGAGATTGATTTAATCTCTGAAGAGCAAACAATGGCAGGGTTCATTGTTGAAAGATTAAAAGAAAAAAAACCTTTTGACGTAGAAGTTAAAGCAATGAATGCTATGTTAACTCTGTATGCTGAGCATGAATTCAATGCTTCAACATTTGCAAACAGAATTACTGCATCAACTTTATCAGACATCTACTCTTGTATGACAACGGGTATTGGTACATTAAAAGGTCACTTACATGGTGGAGCAAATGAAGTTGCCATTAAATTCGTATTACAATTTGATAACGTAGAGCATGCATTGGCTGAAGTTGATAAATTGTTCGCTAAAAAAGAGAAAATCATGGGATTTGGTCACCGAGTTTACAGAGAATTAGACCCAAGATCTCCTATTGGATTTGAGTTAGCAAAAGAGTTAAAAGAGTTAGAGACTTCTGATCCTAAACTGTTCGATATTGCTAAAGCAATCAGAGATAAAGTAAAAGCTGAAAAAGGTCTTCCAGACAATATCGACTTCTTCGGTGGATTAATCTATCACTACATGCAAATTGAAAGATTATACTACACGCCTCTATTTATTATGTCAAGAGCTGCTGGATGGGCTGCTCACGCATTTGAACAACGAGCTAACAACAGAATCATCAGACCAAGTTCTGAGTATACTGGTCCTGAACCAAGAGCGTTCGTAGCGCTTGCTGACAGATAA